The Candidatus Marinimicrobia bacterium CG08_land_8_20_14_0_20_45_22 sequence CGATCCTAAAACTATCTCGCGGTTAGATAATATGAGCCTCCGCGCCCGATTGGTCGTCGAAGGTTTTATCATTGGACTGCATAAAAGTCCGTATCACGGTTTTTCGGTGGAATTCGCCGAACATCGTCCATACATGCCCGGCGATGAGATCAAGCGCATCGACTGGAAACTCTACGGCAAAACCGACCGGTACTACATCAAGCAATATGAAGAGGAAACCAATCTCAAATCGTACATTCTGCTCGATAAAAGCGGGTCGATGGGCTACCGTTCAGGCGAGATTTCCAAGTTGACATTCGGCAGTTATCTGGCCGCGGCGCTGGCGTACCTCATGCTCAAACAACAGGACGCCGTGAGCCTGACGCTTTTCGATTCTGTCGTTCGGAATTATTTACCGCCGCTGGCGAAGAAAAGCCACCTGAACTTAGTACTCGGTGCGTTGGAAGACACCACGCCGGGTGATGAAACCGCCATAGCGCCACTACTTCACGAATTAGCGGAAAAGATCAGGAAACGCGGTTTGATCATTTTAATTTCAGACTTAATGGACGACCCGGAGGCGGTCATTCATGCGTTGAAACATTTCCGGCACAAACGGCATGAGGTTATACTATTTCATATTCTCGATCCGCAGGAGATTGCATTCGATTTTAAGCGGCAATCCCGGTTCGTCGATCTGGAAACGAACGAATTTCTCGTCACAGAACCGTGGCATATCCGGCGCGCCTATCAGCAGAGCATTGGCAAATTCGTCGAGCAGTATAAAATCCGCTGTCGCGAGAATAACATCGACTACGTGCTGATGACAACGGAGAAACCGCTCGATCTGGCGCTGACCGAATACCTGAACAAGCGCACGCGAATCGGCTGACCTAAACCAACCGCATGACTCACTAAAAAATAAAAAGCCGGTCGAAATTCAACCGGCTTTTTAATGACTTTATTCGAAAGACTATTGTTGCTGGAGTTCCTTCGAAATCGCACGATACTTTTCGGCTTCTTCCAAATTTCCCTGATTGTAAAGCGACTTCCAGAGAATCTCATATCCGAGGATGGATTTGGGATCGAGGGCGATCAGTCTACGGGCATAGTCTTCGGCGTTGACCCAATCACTATTTTTAAAATTTGCCTCGGCGATGCGGATCAGCGCTTCTGTGTCGTCAGGATTGGCGGCGAGAACTTTCTGATATTCGAGGTTTGCTTCTTCGAATTGACCCGTTTTAGCCAGAATTTGTGCTAAAATGAAGCGGTAATCCACATTGTTCGGATCGCTGGCAATCAGCTGTCTGGCAATAGACAACGTTTCTTCAAGGCGCTGAATTTCGGTCAAATATTGAATCCGTAGAATTTGGAGGTCGGTCGCTTCCGGATGAGCCATCGTCGCCTGAGCGAGTTCGGAGAGAACCGATTCCCGCTGATCCGGCGTCCATCTGACCTGATAATAGTAAAAATTAATATCTTTATCGAAGATACCTGCTTCACTCGCCAGCAGGGAGTATTTGATGACGTTTGCGGAGTCTTTCAGTAGGAAGTAGCATTTGACGATGCCGTTGTAGGTCGGATCCTGATCGGTGCGAATCTCAAGCGCTTCTTGAAATTTTGCCGCGGCGAGTTTCAGCAATGAATCTTTTTCCATCTGAAAAAGCGCGCGAAGGGCGTCATTGAAAAAGTTGGCGCCCTGCGAGTGGACTTCGCTCCAGATTCTCTTGAGCATATCGTCGGCGGTAAGTCCGGTGACAGGTTCCCTGTAAGTGGAACTGATTTTTTTGGAAAGCTGCAACATCTGTTTCGATTTCGCCCAGTCTTTTCTCGGAGCGTAAACACCGGTAGCGAGCAGGAAGGAAACCTCGGGATTGGTGGGTTCCTTGTCCAAAGCGCTGAGTAACTGTTGCTCGGCCGCATCAACATTATTTTGTTGAAAATAGACCTTTGCGGAAGTCACTTCCGGACTCTGACATGCGGACATCATCAGAGCAAATAGCACGGTAATCAATATGGCAAACGAGACTTGAATCGTCTTCATGATATCTCCTTATTCGATGGTTCAAATAAACGCGCTGAATTTATGACAGAAAAAATTTGATTACAAGAGCGAACAATGGGGTAATTGGGTTGGATTCTGTTGATTGGGTTAATTAGGTAGATTAGGTTGAATTCGGTAGAGTAGGTCGATTAGGTTGGATTAGGTTTGATTTGGTTGATTAGGTTTGATTCGGTTTTTTGGGCTGGTTCGCTTTCCCCTGTTGTGTCAGACTCTCAAATCTAACGTAGCGAAAAGAACGAAACCAGTTTTCGCTATGCCAAACTGGTTTCTGATTTATAGACTACGAATCAATACTAAATCCCGGCACAGCATCCATCATAACACCGTCAGTTCGCCTTTGGCGAATATGGATTTCACAGATTCCCTTTCACAATTTCAATATCAATAATCAGGGAAATCAGCGTAATCTGGTTAATCAGCGATTCAGACATTTTTCCCGCTGTGTCAGATTCTGACACAGAGCGCCGCCTACCACGGTACACTATGAATTTTATCTAAACTGGACACCGTAGAACTTCCAAGTATCTCCGTTGAACTTCCGGATGTCTCGCGACATGTTTCAGATATCTCCGTTGATGTTTTAGATATATCGGGAGATATATGAAGTATCTCCCGACATATTCCGAAGACCAAATGAGATCGGTAAAATATCAATTCAGACTGCCGGAGTCTCGGGCGTCTTTTCTTTCGATTTCTCGAATCTCTGTTTAAGGTCGGCGAAGATGATTTCCGCGCCTTCGATCCCGCTTTTTGCGGCTTGCTGAACTGCCTTGTAGATGTTTAATGCGGTTTGAAAAGCCTCGCTACCGGAAAGCAGGATTGTGTCGTCCAGCATATCGGTAATTTTTTCAGCGCTCCGATACAGATCGGTAAGGGTTTTGACCGCATCCAGATCGGTTTTCATTTCGGCGACATTGACGTAATTTGGCAGGAGGTTTCCATTTGTCAGGGCATACTCCAATGCCTTTTCGACAAATGGAAGCGATTTGTCGCCCATTTTCAGCAAGGCTCGGCGCTCGGTTTTGTTCAGATCGATCAGTTTGGGTACAAGTTTTTCATCCAGCACCGTAAACGCGCCCT is a genomic window containing:
- a CDS encoding DUF58 domain-containing protein; protein product: MAELIGKRQFLDPKTISRLDNMSLRARLVVEGFIIGLHKSPYHGFSVEFAEHRPYMPGDEIKRIDWKLYGKTDRYYIKQYEEETNLKSYILLDKSGSMGYRSGEISKLTFGSYLAAALAYLMLKQQDAVSLTLFDSVVRNYLPPLAKKSHLNLVLGALEDTTPGDETAIAPLLHELAEKIRKRGLIILISDLMDDPEAVIHALKHFRHKRHEVILFHILDPQEIAFDFKRQSRFVDLETNEFLVTEPWHIRRAYQQSIGKFVEQYKIRCRENNIDYVLMTTEKPLDLALTEYLNKRTRIG